One genomic segment of Candidatus Bathyarchaeota archaeon includes these proteins:
- the leuS gene encoding leucine--tRNA ligase: MSQTKQMEQKWQSKWETARIFEADPDPQRQKVMVTFPFPYMNGPLHVGHTFTASRVDAYARFKRMQGCNVLWPWAWHWTGQPLLGASERVARGDQAYIKVLREVDGVPESELKKFVDPLYMAQYYTNGGRLAVKSIGFSVDWRREFTTVWPTFQKFIEWQYKNLKEKGYVTKGTHPVVWCPKDNSPTGDHDRQSGEGVTPEEYTLIKYVLADGTFLPAATFRPETIYGITNIWINPDATYVQANVNGETWIISKEASEKLKEQEKTIRIQREFKGKELIGKTFQNPITKATFPILPGWFVDPKVATGVVYSVPAHAPFDWLALRDLQQKPDVLKDFGVDPEMVRAIKPVSIIKVDGYGDYPAVEIVEQMGIVNQHDKKGDEATNTLYKKEFHSGKLKDTCGPYAGKTVREIKDILIADFKKAGVADRMYDLPEPVICRCMTPCLVKILSDQWFLNYSDEGWKQKAHQAINQMNIYPDVAKPWFNTVIDWLREWACARTTGFGTPMPWGKGWIIETLSDSTVYMAFYTINKHIRQNNIQPESLTPEVFDYIFYGKGDKTALAQTSGISVDLLDAMRSEFLYWYPLDLRNSAKELVPNHLSFCVFHHAALFPPEHWPRAIGVNGMLMVEGEGMHKSKGNFITMKGAVEKYGADATRCALLLGAEGMDDPDWRADNVKDLQIKFGGLMSFASQIITNAKNDEEGVLERWLISRMQHRIGEVTTNLSELKTRTSLQVALFEVWNDLRWYIQRKGSTDNKVLVDAVKDWLKLLAPFAPFMCEELWSQTGEEGFISTAAWPSLDDAKVDVAAVEHENLVQDILDDTQNILKAMKIEPKTIVYYTAADWKWQVYLKIVEKTVSGEAKINELMREFSQDPTLKPHMKNIAALVPKVIKGLTKLSGERKANMLKIGLADQKATVQGATDFLKDRFNAEVQVYAENDAERFDPKNRAANALPYQPAIYIE; encoded by the coding sequence ATGAGCCAAACCAAGCAAATGGAACAGAAATGGCAGTCCAAATGGGAAACCGCCCGCATTTTCGAAGCCGACCCCGACCCTCAAAGACAAAAAGTCATGGTGACTTTTCCATTTCCATACATGAACGGTCCACTACACGTTGGACACACCTTCACTGCCTCCCGCGTGGACGCATACGCACGCTTTAAACGCATGCAAGGCTGCAATGTGCTCTGGCCATGGGCTTGGCACTGGACAGGACAACCATTGCTTGGCGCTAGCGAACGTGTTGCCCGAGGAGACCAAGCATACATCAAAGTTTTACGTGAAGTTGACGGGGTCCCTGAATCAGAGCTTAAAAAGTTTGTTGACCCTCTCTATATGGCTCAGTATTACACTAACGGAGGGCGCCTGGCGGTTAAGAGTATTGGTTTCTCGGTGGATTGGCGCCGCGAATTCACAACAGTTTGGCCTACCTTCCAAAAATTCATTGAATGGCAATACAAGAACCTCAAAGAAAAAGGCTACGTCACCAAAGGCACCCACCCAGTAGTTTGGTGTCCCAAAGATAACAGCCCAACAGGCGACCATGACAGGCAAAGCGGCGAAGGCGTAACACCTGAAGAATACACCCTAATCAAGTACGTGCTAGCTGATGGTACATTTTTGCCCGCGGCAACCTTCCGGCCTGAAACAATCTACGGCATAACTAACATCTGGATAAACCCCGACGCCACCTACGTACAAGCCAACGTTAATGGGGAAACTTGGATAATCAGCAAAGAAGCCTCTGAGAAACTTAAAGAACAAGAAAAAACCATCCGAATCCAGCGCGAATTCAAAGGCAAAGAACTCATCGGCAAAACCTTCCAAAACCCCATAACCAAAGCCACCTTCCCGATTCTGCCCGGCTGGTTTGTTGACCCCAAAGTCGCCACAGGCGTAGTCTACAGTGTTCCTGCGCATGCGCCTTTTGACTGGTTGGCTCTTCGGGATTTGCAGCAAAAACCCGATGTTCTCAAGGATTTTGGTGTTGACCCTGAAATGGTGAGGGCGATTAAGCCTGTTTCCATCATTAAAGTGGACGGTTACGGTGATTACCCCGCAGTTGAAATCGTGGAGCAAATGGGCATAGTTAACCAGCATGACAAGAAAGGTGACGAAGCAACCAACACGCTCTACAAAAAAGAGTTCCACAGCGGAAAACTCAAAGACACCTGTGGACCTTACGCAGGCAAAACTGTTCGAGAAATAAAAGACATCCTAATCGCCGACTTCAAAAAAGCAGGCGTAGCTGACCGCATGTACGATTTGCCTGAACCCGTCATCTGCCGCTGCATGACCCCCTGCTTAGTCAAGATTCTCTCAGACCAATGGTTCCTCAACTACTCCGATGAGGGCTGGAAACAAAAAGCCCACCAAGCCATTAACCAAATGAACATTTACCCCGACGTAGCAAAACCCTGGTTTAACACGGTTATTGATTGGCTGCGGGAATGGGCTTGTGCGCGAACCACTGGGTTTGGAACGCCTATGCCTTGGGGAAAAGGCTGGATAATTGAAACCCTAAGCGACAGCACCGTATACATGGCATTCTACACCATAAACAAGCACATCCGCCAAAACAACATCCAACCCGAATCCCTAACGCCTGAGGTTTTTGATTACATTTTCTATGGAAAAGGCGACAAAACCGCTCTTGCCCAAACCAGCGGTATCTCTGTGGATTTGCTGGATGCAATGCGTAGCGAATTCCTCTACTGGTACCCACTGGACCTGCGAAATTCAGCCAAAGAACTCGTACCCAACCACCTATCCTTCTGCGTCTTCCACCACGCCGCACTCTTCCCACCCGAACACTGGCCCCGCGCTATCGGCGTCAACGGTATGCTAATGGTTGAGGGTGAAGGCATGCACAAGAGCAAAGGCAACTTCATCACCATGAAAGGCGCCGTAGAAAAATATGGCGCAGACGCTACAAGGTGCGCTTTGTTGTTGGGTGCGGAGGGTATGGATGACCCTGACTGGCGCGCTGACAACGTTAAGGATTTGCAGATAAAGTTTGGCGGATTGATGAGTTTTGCCAGCCAAATAATCACTAACGCCAAAAACGATGAAGAAGGTGTTTTGGAGCGCTGGCTAATTAGCCGTATGCAGCATCGCATAGGTGAAGTAACCACCAACTTAAGCGAACTAAAAACCCGTACTTCCTTGCAGGTGGCGCTTTTTGAGGTTTGGAATGATTTGCGCTGGTATATTCAACGCAAAGGCAGCACAGACAACAAGGTTTTGGTGGATGCAGTGAAGGATTGGCTGAAACTTTTGGCGCCTTTTGCTCCGTTTATGTGTGAGGAATTGTGGAGTCAAACAGGTGAGGAAGGCTTCATAAGCACAGCCGCTTGGCCAAGCTTAGATGATGCGAAAGTTGATGTTGCCGCAGTAGAGCACGAGAACCTTGTGCAGGACATACTGGATGATACCCAAAACATCCTAAAAGCCATGAAAATCGAACCAAAAACCATCGTTTACTACACCGCAGCAGACTGGAAATGGCAAGTTTACCTCAAAATCGTAGAAAAAACCGTCTCGGGAGAAGCTAAAATCAACGAACTCATGCGCGAATTCAGCCAAGACCCCACATTGAAGCCACACATGAAAAACATTGCCGCCTTAGTGCCCAAAGTAATCAAGGGCTTAACAAAACTCTCAGGCGAAAGAAAAGCCAACATGCTCAAAATCGGCTTAGCCGACCAAAAAGCAACCGTGCAAGGCGCAACGGATTTCTTAAAAGACAGATTTAACGCTGAAGTACAAGTTTACGCTGAAAACGACGCTGAACGCTTTGACCCCAAAAACCGCGCCGCGAACGCGTTGCCATATCAACCAGCAATCTACATAGAATAA
- a CDS encoding polyprenyl synthetase family protein, which translates to MATDKKLVLQTRDLLFERGQKGVDKARQLMMQEKIPYAPLKVAIDYFMDSWKDVVHPALLSLACEAVGKNPETTVDVAAAFVLLAGGADLHDDIIDESESKDSEPTVFGKFGRAFTVLAGDALLFKGIYTLHEACSVLPEAKKEQILDLTKQAFFGISSAEAKETTLREKLDVSEEYLEMIKMKSAVSEATMKIGAILGDGSAEEVKLMGDFGKNFGVLFTLRDEFIDILDFKELETRCKKECWPLPIQLALKDSSKQMDISRVIGRVPLTKDDAEQLFDMVIDLKENVKLKNEMHAIVKRTNNEIKLAKLHKKNCLKLLMKSMVEDL; encoded by the coding sequence ATGGCAACTGATAAAAAACTAGTGTTACAAACAAGAGACCTTTTGTTTGAACGTGGACAAAAAGGAGTGGATAAAGCAAGGCAGTTGATGATGCAGGAAAAAATCCCTTATGCACCACTCAAGGTTGCAATAGATTACTTTATGGATTCCTGGAAGGATGTTGTGCATCCAGCTTTGCTTTCTCTTGCCTGCGAAGCAGTGGGAAAAAACCCAGAAACCACAGTGGACGTGGCGGCTGCATTTGTCCTTCTTGCAGGTGGCGCAGATTTACATGATGACATAATTGATGAATCAGAAAGTAAAGATTCAGAACCAACTGTTTTTGGCAAATTTGGTCGAGCGTTTACAGTTCTTGCGGGGGATGCCTTGCTTTTCAAGGGAATTTACACGTTACATGAAGCTTGTTCTGTTTTACCTGAAGCAAAAAAAGAGCAAATTTTGGACTTAACTAAGCAGGCTTTTTTTGGCATAAGTAGCGCAGAAGCAAAAGAAACTACGCTTAGAGAAAAATTAGACGTTTCAGAAGAATATTTAGAAATGATAAAAATGAAGTCCGCCGTTTCAGAAGCAACTATGAAAATTGGTGCCATTCTTGGAGACGGGAGTGCTGAAGAAGTTAAGTTAATGGGAGATTTTGGGAAAAATTTTGGTGTTCTTTTTACTTTAAGGGATGAATTTATTGATATTTTAGATTTTAAAGAGCTTGAAACTCGCTGTAAAAAGGAATGCTGGCCTTTGCCAATTCAACTTGCTTTAAAGGATTCAAGTAAACAGATGGACATTTCAAGGGTAATTGGGCGGGTGCCATTAACAAAAGATGATGCCGAGCAATTATTTGATATGGTTATTGACTTAAAAGAGAACGTTAAATTGAAAAATGAAATGCATGCTATTGTTAAAAGAACGAATAATGAAATAAAGCTTGCCAAGTTACATAAAAAGAACTGCTTAAAATTATTGATGAAATCTATGGTTGAGGACCTTTAA
- a CDS encoding TIGR04084 family radical SAM/SPASM domain-containing protein, with amino-acid sequence MFFHVMLTSECNLQCKYCFGESLEDFDEDFGDDIEVEYALPKEVSYNMETLDRFCKKDNDCTLTFYGGEPLLCIDQLKQIMKSTSPKRFMIQTNGLLLDRLEPKYINKFHTMLVSIDGEETLTNYYRGAGTFRKVINNLKLIKQNGYTGELIARMTIMEQTDIEKQVKWLLNNQEFSFTSVHWQLNAGFWGNDFQRRNFQEWVQTSYNPGIRALAEFWVDQMEQRGVVLKLYPLLGIAYSFLHGEKNCLMRCGAGWINYAIQTDGHIIACPTMWGMEKYYLGHIADTDPNNLKQMFVADKPCVDCKILGICGGRCLYTNLVKRWKDEEYAFVCQTVENLADSVKAQIPRIQSLIENKKISLSQFDYVKYNGAEIIP; translated from the coding sequence ATGTTCTTTCATGTAATGCTGACCAGCGAGTGCAATCTGCAATGCAAATACTGCTTTGGCGAAAGCTTGGAGGATTTTGATGAAGATTTCGGGGATGACATAGAAGTCGAGTATGCCTTGCCAAAAGAAGTCAGCTATAACATGGAGACTCTTGACAGGTTCTGCAAAAAAGATAACGATTGCACCTTAACCTTTTACGGTGGAGAACCACTGCTCTGCATAGACCAACTAAAACAGATAATGAAGAGTACTTCACCTAAGCGGTTTATGATTCAAACAAACGGGCTACTGCTGGACAGGTTAGAGCCCAAATACATTAACAAGTTTCACACAATGCTTGTCTCAATTGACGGTGAAGAAACTTTAACCAATTATTATCGTGGAGCAGGAACATTCCGCAAAGTCATAAACAACCTAAAACTTATCAAACAAAACGGCTACACAGGCGAATTAATAGCGCGAATGACCATAATGGAACAAACCGACATTGAAAAACAGGTTAAATGGCTCCTAAACAACCAAGAATTTTCCTTCACCTCCGTGCATTGGCAGCTTAACGCGGGTTTTTGGGGGAACGACTTCCAAAGACGCAACTTCCAAGAATGGGTCCAAACCAGCTATAACCCCGGCATCCGCGCTCTTGCAGAGTTCTGGGTTGACCAAATGGAACAAAGAGGCGTCGTGCTTAAGCTTTACCCGTTGCTGGGAATTGCGTACTCGTTTTTGCATGGTGAAAAAAATTGTCTTATGCGGTGTGGCGCGGGGTGGATAAACTATGCAATACAGACGGACGGCCATATTATTGCTTGTCCAACCATGTGGGGTATGGAAAAATATTATCTGGGGCACATCGCCGACACGGACCCAAACAATCTGAAGCAGATGTTTGTGGCTGATAAGCCATGTGTGGATTGTAAAATTTTAGGGATTTGCGGTGGGAGATGCCTCTATACCAACCTTGTTAAGCGTTGGAAAGATGAGGAATACGCTTTTGTGTGCCAAACTGTCGAGAATCTTGCCGATTCTGTTAAGGCGCAAATTCCAAGGATTCAGAGCTTGATTGAAAACAAAAAAATAAGCCTGTCACAATTTGACTACGTCAAGTATAACGGTGCCGAAATAATCCCCTAA
- a CDS encoding YkgJ family cysteine cluster protein translates to MQFVPWRNVADWHCKGCGYCCKLYGVVLNFPEWLKISQTFGVENTVTGLNRFFIKRGSDGSCAFLRNNAFNYSCVLQDMKPDACKLWPFKVLSQPKYGKEKQAIFNYGKAQLYVYADTMCSGLSYGTPNWDFEHVKVKEFVDLALGLRQQQHKTTRSVEFPCQWGRKLRFPE, encoded by the coding sequence ATGCAGTTTGTTCCATGGCGAAACGTTGCAGATTGGCATTGCAAAGGATGCGGCTACTGCTGCAAACTCTACGGCGTAGTTTTAAATTTTCCTGAATGGCTCAAAATCAGCCAAACTTTTGGCGTGGAAAACACTGTGACTGGTCTAAATCGGTTTTTTATTAAACGAGGTAGCGATGGCAGTTGTGCTTTTCTTCGTAATAATGCCTTCAATTATTCTTGTGTGTTACAAGATATGAAGCCTGATGCCTGTAAACTCTGGCCCTTCAAAGTTCTCTCTCAACCAAAATATGGCAAAGAAAAACAAGCGATATTCAACTATGGCAAAGCCCAACTTTACGTTTATGCAGATACAATGTGTAGCGGCTTGAGCTATGGAACGCCAAACTGGGATTTTGAGCACGTGAAGGTCAAAGAATTTGTTGATTTAGCGTTGGGGCTGCGGCAACAGCAGCATAAAACTACTCGTTCAGTTGAATTTCCTTGTCAATGGGGTAGAAAGTTGCGTTTTCCAGAATAA
- a CDS encoding methyltransferase domain-containing protein has product MFIAPFVPSPICVVERMLKIADLKAGEILFDMGSGDGRTLLMAAKDFGARGVGIELREDLAKRAMGSVEENNLSNRITIVNGDMFTVNLTSADVVFLYLTTSANERIKPKLERELKKGVRVVSHDYEVIGWRPEKIENFCENPQLGYPSHTLYLYKKP; this is encoded by the coding sequence GCTCAAAATCGCTGATTTAAAAGCTGGAGAGATTCTTTTTGACATGGGCTCAGGTGATGGCAGAACCCTTCTTATGGCGGCTAAGGACTTTGGTGCAAGAGGCGTAGGAATCGAACTCAGAGAAGACCTAGCAAAAAGAGCTATGGGTTCTGTTGAAGAAAACAATCTCTCAAACCGCATAACCATCGTTAACGGGGACATGTTTACTGTGAATTTAACTTCAGCAGATGTGGTTTTCCTTTACTTAACAACAAGCGCTAATGAACGAATTAAACCTAAACTGGAGCGGGAACTCAAAAAAGGCGTGCGTGTGGTCTCGCATGACTATGAGGTTATCGGTTGGCGACCTGAGAAAATAGAGAATTTCTGCGAAAACCCCCAACTGGGATATCCCTCACATACACTTTATCTGTACAAAAAACCATGA